Genomic window (Mesorhizobium sp. M4B.F.Ca.ET.058.02.1.1):
AGCGTTTCAGCGCCACCGGCCGGGCGACACAGATCAGGCCCCGTGGCCGATTGCCGTCATTGTCGAACGAAACCTCCTCGAAACCGTCGGCGATCGATTCCACCAGTGACCAGAAATCGATGCGTTCGGCCTTTTCCTCGGTCACTTCGAACTTGGCGAAGTCGATGACCGAGCTTGCTATGCTCTCGATGTCGGCAAGGTCGTGGGCGAGCGCTTCGCGCGCCGGCGATTTGCGCAGCAGTTCGAGGCGCAGCCGCATCCTGGTCAACGGCGTGCGCAGATCGTGAGCGAGGGCCGCCGCAAGATGCTCGCGGTCCTCGACATAGTCGCGCAGCCTGCCCTGCATGGCGTTGACCGCCTTGGCGGCGGCGCGGATCTCGCGACTGCCGGTTTCGGAGATCGGTGGGCTCTTCAGGTCGTTTCCGATACGGTTCACCGCCGTTTCCATCATCCGGTAGGGCGCGGTCAGCCGGCGCAGCGACCAGATCGACATCGCGACCACCAGCCCGGCAATCAGCGAATAGAGTGGCAGGCTGTCGAAGCTGAGGATCGGCCCGACCGGGGTGTTCGGTTCGGTGAAGTTCAGCCACTGGCCGTCGGCGAAGCGCAGCGACGCCGTCAGCTTGTCGCTCTGGGCAAAGTCCGCCGCCAGCACCAGAAGGTCGCGCTCGACCTGGCCGACGTCCTTGTTGGGAACCGTGCCGCCGGGGGCGTCGGCCTCGCGCGACGCTGGATCGCGCCGGACGCGCGCGTCGGTGATGCCGAATTTCGACAGGCGGCCAACGAGGATGTCCTCCAGCTCGGCGAGCTCGTCGTCGCCGGCGATCGAGGAGGTGACTGCGGGCGTATCCGAAACAGTGAGCGCATAGGTGGCGTTGAACAGGCCCGACGCGGTCGCCTTGCGTTCCTCGGGCGTGGCATCATGCATCAGCTGCACCAGCGAGAAGGCGCGGTCGTTCAGCCGGTAGAGATCGACCACGTCATTGGCGGCGGCGCGGTCGCGCGAGACGATGTAGAGCGTCGCGACCTGGCTGATCAGCAGGCCGGCAATGACGATGAGCAGCACCCAGACAGGCAATGTCTGCGGCAGGAAGCGTCTCATTCGGTGGTCGTCTCGGGCAAGAACTGATAGCCGCCGCTGCGCACGGTAAGGATCAGTTTCGGCGTCTTCGGATCGTCCTCCATCTTGCGCCGCAGCCGGCTGACCAGGATGTCGACGCTGCGGTCGAAACTGTAGCCGGTGTCGCCGCCCGACAGCTCGATCAGTTGGTCGCGGGTCAGCACGCGCTGCGCGCTCTTGACGAAGGTCTGCAGGAGGTTGAATTCGGCCATGGTCAGCTCGACCCTGACGTCGCCGGGCGCCGTCAGCCGTCGGCGCGAGCAGTCCATCGTCCAGCCGGCGAAATGAAAGATCTGCTTGGCGGCCGGCCGGCGCGGCTCGGCGGCGCCGTTGCGCCTTAGCACCGCGCGGATGCGGGCGAGCAGCTCGCGCGGATCGAACGGCTTCGGCACATAGTCGTCGGCGCCCATCTCAAGCCCGACGACCCGGTCGGTCGTCTCGGTGACGGCCGTCAGCATGATGATCGGCGTCGTGTAGTTGGCGCGGAGCTCGCGGCAGAGCTCGAGCCCGCTTTTTCCAGGCAGCATCACGTCGAGGACAATGAGGTCGACCTGCGCGCGGCGAAGGATCGCCTCCATCTCAGTGCCGTCGGCGGCGACCGTGGTATGCAGGCCGCGCTTCTGGAAGAACTCCTGAAGCAGGTCGCGTATGCCCTTGTCGTCGTCGACGATCAGTATGTGTGCGTCGGATTTCACGGGATCCCTGTCATTCTGGTGGCCTGGCGGTCATTTCCGATATCACCCACACGATAGAATTCCGGCCATATCTTGGCCAGTGGCGACGATGCTTCGCGAGGCTGGATTCACCAGAAACAATCCAGAAACAAAATTCTACAGTCCGGAAAAACTCCTGAAAAATTTCAAGGGCATAACCGATGTCGTGGCGGTCAGATCACCGGCTGCGACGCTAGTCTCGGGAGTAACGGACAAGACCGATGCAGAGGTTCACGATCAGCTTGATGGGTGCGTTGCTTAGCATTTCGCTCGTCACGGCAGCGGTCGCGGCCTCCAATGCAAAGGTGACGCCGATCACCCGGGCCGAGCGGTGCAGCGATCTAAGCCGTCAAGTTGACGAAGCCCTCGAAACCCATGCCGCGGCAACGCAGGTCACCGCGGCGAAGGCACTTCAGAGAAAGGGAAACCGGTTCTGCGCCAACAAGAAGCAGGCGCAGGGAATCCGGATGCTCGCGAACGCTTTGAAGCTGCTTGGAGTGACACCGATCGACCCGGTTCAGTGACGCTCGAATTCCGACCCGCATGAAAAAAGGAAGTGAAGCCATGAAAAAGTCCCTCCTCTCCGCCCTCGGCCTCGGTGTTGCTCTGGCCTTCTCGATGCCGGCTCTCGGCAATGCCGCCGCGACCACGACCGCTGCTCCGGCTGCTACGACGACCGCTCCGGCGACCGCCGCGCCGGCCAAGGCCGCTCCGACGAAGGTTGCCGCCAAGAAGGTCTGCAAGGTGACCAAGACGCACAAGTGCCCGGTCAAGAAGGCCAACAAGGCTCCGGCGAAGAAGTCCTGATCCGCAAGCCTGCTCTTGCATCAAGGCCGCTCCAGCCGATATCCGGCTGGAGCGGCCTTGGCTCGACTGGCGCCGCCGAGCCGGCATCAGGATCGCACCCGGTCCGGCGCGCTGAAACTGGTCCCACAAACGGCGATCCTTAACCTGGTCGCAATGCCGACCCCGTAGGACAATCCGCATGAAGAAGCGGCTTTCGTCCATTATGCGTTCAATTGCGCTTGGCGGCCTGGTCGTTACCGGCCTGGCAAGGATGCTGATCCTGTTCACCGCGAGCCCGGTGCCGGACCCGGCCAGCGGGCGGACCGAGCCTTCGTTGTTCGCGCCCGAGATTTCCACCAACTGGGACTACATCACGCCGATGCAGACCTGGCTGCTGATCGTGCTGACGGCCACGACCCTGATTGCGTTCGCAGCCTGGGCGGTCGCCGCGTTCATGGAACGCCGGGCGGACGGCCCGTCCGCCGGCCGCATCGCCGGCCGCCACGGCCGTTGAACGGCGCACGATAGCTCCCACATAGATTCGTGAATGGCCGCGCCGTCGCCGGAAATGGACGGTCGCGCGCTCGCATGACAAAG
Coding sequences:
- a CDS encoding ATP-binding protein, producing the protein MRRFLPQTLPVWVLLIVIAGLLISQVATLYIVSRDRAAANDVVDLYRLNDRAFSLVQLMHDATPEERKATASGLFNATYALTVSDTPAVTSSIAGDDELAELEDILVGRLSKFGITDARVRRDPASREADAPGGTVPNKDVGQVERDLLVLAADFAQSDKLTASLRFADGQWLNFTEPNTPVGPILSFDSLPLYSLIAGLVVAMSIWSLRRLTAPYRMMETAVNRIGNDLKSPPISETGSREIRAAAKAVNAMQGRLRDYVEDREHLAAALAHDLRTPLTRMRLRLELLRKSPAREALAHDLADIESIASSVIDFAKFEVTEEKAERIDFWSLVESIADGFEEVSFDNDGNRPRGLICVARPVALKRCVTNLVQNAVIYGKKAHLSLERSEHTVTLAIRDEGPGIPQAQLDAVFGSFVRIEQSRNRQTGGLGLGLTIARNIARAAGGEISLSNNPEGGLLTQLRLPLAG
- a CDS encoding response regulator transcription factor, which produces MKSDAHILIVDDDKGIRDLLQEFFQKRGLHTTVAADGTEMEAILRRAQVDLIVLDVMLPGKSGLELCRELRANYTTPIIMLTAVTETTDRVVGLEMGADDYVPKPFDPRELLARIRAVLRRNGAAEPRRPAAKQIFHFAGWTMDCSRRRLTAPGDVRVELTMAEFNLLQTFVKSAQRVLTRDQLIELSGGDTGYSFDRSVDILVSRLRRKMEDDPKTPKLILTVRSGGYQFLPETTTE